The proteins below come from a single Pleuronectes platessa chromosome 3, fPlePla1.1, whole genome shotgun sequence genomic window:
- the LOC128434648 gene encoding CD209 antigen-like protein B isoform X9 encodes MLTLAASYQEQKHRSSPELRPRIVSYCSAHSILTSVRKTQSEVTMDKNLPDASTTNRKLVVLSLGLLCILQAALNISLRLALYSSDAPDYDAVIKNLTEERDQLKRKLNTSDSSDAPDYDAVIRNLTEERDQLKRMLKTFDSSDAPDYDAVIRNLKEEGDQLKRMLKTFGWVYFRSSFYFISSDTKSWGDSRDDCLQKGADLVIINSKEENEFTRQFRRSFWIGLTDTETEGTWKWVDGTLLSTSYWHPGEPNSYFSTDEDCGETKFNEVEDNWNDEKCHWRKFWICEKSVA; translated from the exons ATGCTGACTTTAGCAGCTTCATATcaggaacagaaacacagaagcagTCCAGAGTTAAGACCGAGAATCGTGTCGTACTGCAGCGCTCACAGTATTCTGACTTCTGTCCGTAAAACACAGTCTGAGGTGACCATGGACAAAAACCTGCCTGATGCTTCAACCACAA ATAGGAAACTGGTTGTCTTGAGCCTCGGACTCCTGTGTATCCTGCAAGCTGCTCTCAACATTTCCCTGCGTCTTGCTCTCT ACAGTTCTGATGCACCTGATTATGATGCTGTGATCAAGAACCTGACAGAAGAGAGGGACCAGTTGAAGAGGAAGTTGAATACATCTG ACAGTTCTGATGCACCTGATTATGATGCTGTGATCAGGAACCTGACAGAAGAGAGGGACCAGTTGAAGAGGATGTTGAAAACATTTG ACAGTTCTGATGCACCAGATTATGATGCTGTGATCAGGAACCTGAAAGAAGAGGGGGACCAGTTGAAGAGGATGTTGAAAACATTTG GATGGGTATACTTCCGCTCTAGTTTCTACTTCATTTCCTCTGACACGAAATCCTGGGGAGACAGTAGAGACGACTGTCTGCAGAAAGGAGCCGACCTGGTGATTATCAACAGCAAAGAGGAAAAC GAGTTCACGAGACAGTTCAGAAGGTCCTTCTGGATCGGACTgactgacacagagacagaagggaCATGGAAATGGGTGGATGGGACTTTGCTGAGCACAAG CTACTGGCACCCTGGGGAACCAAACTCCTATTTTAGCACTGACGAAGACTGTGGAGAGACAAAGTTCAACGAGGTCGAAGACAACTGGAATGATGAAAAATGTCACTGGCGGAAGTTCTGGATCTGTGAAAAGAGTGTGGCTTGA